Sequence from the Mytilus galloprovincialis chromosome 10, xbMytGall1.hap1.1, whole genome shotgun sequence genome:
atttacttatactaaagttatggtgcaaaaaccaaaaataatgcttaatagggcccctttttggcccctaattcataaactgttgtgacctcaactccaaaaatcaatcccaaccttccttttgtggtcataaaccttgtgctaaaatttcattgatttctatttacttatactaaagttattgtgcgaaaaccaagaataatgcttatttgggcccttttttggcccttaattcctaaactgttggaaccaaaacccccaaaatcaatcccaaccttccttttgtggtcataaaccttgtgtcaaaatttcatagatttctattcacttaaactaaagttatagtgcgaaaaccaagaaaatgcttatttgggccctttttggcccctaattcctaaaatgttgggaccaaaactcccaaaatcaataccaaccttccttttgtggtcataaaccttgtgttaaaatttcatagatttccattcacttttactaaagttagagtgcgaaaactaaaagtattcggacgccggacgacgacgacgaagacgccaacgtgatagcaatatacgacgaaaaatttttcaaattttgcggtcgtataaaaatcaaagagcagattgctctgacggatacgattgccgttgtttcgttgacacatgtacatgtatacatgtagctggataatattattttcaaaactaattcaactgcacatgtaaaatagttacaaaatattcaatcccggataaaagtgtatgaacaatgcgattaggcctattgtgttttatttttgtactatcaattccaagtttactttccacagcagtcactgagactcagagtgagagaaggtatttcacttcttatcttatcacctattttcctacgttaattctaggaggaaccccattcctaactctttaaatatttaatttcctttcggtcagtgatcatgactcctttccgtacacatttatcggtttaaatttcgatcatttttaatataatacactttattgacagaacgagctaatactcgacctattgttttaattcagaattcacggaagttacttccagaagggagacaattggaaacaataatatggaagactccattttgcctgaaggggtgttctacgatgtggactatatttattttcatttaaatgatgcatatgatttaaaattatgcaacaataataaccttcaatagcagacatacatagaaaagatcccatgagtttaaaattaattaattgagtagggaatccagagcaaccattcaatcgaaaacccctcaaagtcaagaaaactatacgcatgcgcataatttccaaaaaaaacctggagcaagaacgtatattaaatgtttattaaacgacctagatagttctctatttctttatggaagtacaatctcaaatatcagtttcataaaggtaaaatataagaaaaactccacttcagttcttatatgacagaaatagatttatcggaattcagagaactctcgcattttatcaaactgggaattccctctaacgtgtttctaaatttagaaaaacactaaatataaatactgcgtaattctgattttccgtgttgttaaaaacacgcatataagtcaagggaattatcaaacatgaagattatgaaaagaacattataggaaagttgttaaagttcaatccctttgtttgtttttacctttaaagcaagacaatcataagaatctgagatgttccttaatgtttagaataaaacgattgacgtgagggcaatgctctgagccaccagtataagtctacagattgcttgaaagcaatcgtatcccaataATACAATCAAAATATGGACAACATTGGTGgtctttggctgttgtctgctctatggtcgggttgttgtagctttgacacatttcccatttcctttctcaattttaacagtACACagaacacaatatagaaaactaaagtctgaGTAAAAATAGATTATTTCAACTTATCATCTGGGATCTTTCTTAAATGAATCTGgcttaaatattaaataatgttcATAAAGTTTGATTGATTTATCATCCATttaggtggtaccaaacaccttgactataTTCAATTtgacttgtttaattttcataaaattttgacaaaatatttactttgaacctttgacaaatatataaaaaaaaaaaaacaacaataaaattgaaccacacactttatcagaaaatttacattggatatatagcagtttgacaaacacttaatttgatcattgagaagcttgcaatagaatgtgattaaaacgttcagctgatctttacagagttatctccctgtgttTTGTACCATTTTAAAATGTGTTAGGAATGTGAGGACTTATGACTCCCTGCTGTCATTAAGTGTTTTCCCTCTCAAGACTATAATGTTTAGTTCATTGTTGATTATATATTTAATGCAACTTTTGATGCTATTGGGCTTTTCGTGGAGGTAAGTTTATAATAAGAGTTATTatgattcatacatgtatatctttttttcagTTGATGTTCCTTGTAACTTGTTTCAAAAActaattaatatacaaaataacTTGCCCAGAGCATCTTTGGGGTTGAATAACCATTCAGTGCAAACAAATTTATACCATTTTTGTAGTGAAGTAAAAGATAGCAAGCAATCTAGTTTTCTTTTAGAGGTGTACAATTATATCTTTttttgtcatcaaaatgtcaggaatctgatgttcagtagttgtcgtttgttgatgtagttcataagtgtttcttgttttttatatagattagaacttTTTTTccctcgtttgaatggtttaacacttgtcatttttggggtaatttatagcttgctgttcagtgtgagccaaggccccatgttgaagaccatactttgatcTATACTGGTTTAACTTTTACCAATTTTGACtttgatgaagagttgtctcattggcactcataccacatcttcttatatctgtatattttattttgtatgccaTGGCAGTGGCAGAGGTGGCATTAGGTTCAACCCTGTTCTGTCTGTAAGCCCCAAAGTTAGTTTGTGTTCTAAACATAAATTTGCCTCAATATTATGCTATGAAACTTATAAGCAAATCTAACTACCAACAAACATAGACCAAGTTTGAGATTTGGGTGAAATCACTTTCACTGTTctcaagttatgtccctttatattttcaataaatatttcattgcatACCTTTCCTGAGATTTCAATACCAATTTCATCCAGAACCTGTGATACAActgcatcttcttcttcttcatctCCTGATTCTGTTAGAATATCATCTAAGGTGTcatttactgaaaaatatcaaacatgattGTGTTAGAATATCATCTAAGGTGTCATTTactgaaaaacaaaaagaagaaactACATTCTATCAAATTCTAATTAGACTATTTTTATAATACTCTCTTTTGACaccataatttatatttttttttcaataggctACCTATCTTGTGATTGGACATTATGGATTACCTGTTTAATGTTTTCTATACAGGTTTAAATCATCAGAAAACAGTCATTTCCAGACCAAAttgctttaaggtggtacccaacaccttcaccaaaatttatttggctcgtttaattttcataaaattttgacaaagtatttactttgaccctttgacaaaaatataaaattttcaaaaaatttgattcaaccaatttatcagaaaaataacataggttacatagcagtttgataaacactaattttgatcattgagaagcttaatatttccttaacaacacgacgtaattaaaatgtttagctgattttacagagttatctccctgtagtgttaggtaccaccttaattataTATAAGAAATTTCACTTCTCTTGGATGCTCTAACTTGAATCTCGGAACAGTATATATAACTGGAAATAAATCTGATATGCTTTTCagtataaaattgataaaatcttgGACTCCCAGAGACCTAATGCGATTTATGGATTTTAGTAGCATCTGACTGAAAAACTAACAGAACTGTTGAATAAATTAACCTTATAGTTCTAAttgtaaataaatacaatttttatcATAAACTTAAATAggtatattttgtcatataagatgactaaaataagtttgatttatttgttgtaaagtgttttataaattattatacatGCAACAGTTTATGTGAATTTTAAGAATTCAATCTGATCCATTTTCCTTTTACCCTGTTTGCTTTCTGTGATGAAATGAATGtgattttaacatatatttaaagTGACAGAATACAAGTTTGATACACTGGCATCACTATAAACTAGTTTGAAACACATTTTATAGATATTATCAGAAATTATTAGGATAATTGCAAGTCACTTTTAACACATGTCTGTTTCCCTATCATACTCTGCTTGACTGAGTAAATAGTCAGTAATATGAAATAAAGTCTATATAAATATCTGTCAGAATATTTTTCTTGTGTGGTAAATACTGAAAAAGATTTAAAAGGATTCTTCAGAATCCTAAGTCAAGTCTGCTATTAAGAGTAAAATTGTAGTCATGTTGAATGCCAAAAACTACTTTTATtggtaaaatacagaaaaaaatatttaaagaagtttATTTATTATCTTTCAATGCTATTTCTTGATCTTGAAGAAGCTTTTATCCAAGATTCAAGATCTTTATGTATAGGTTGACAAAATCGTATTTAAGTGATTctaatattttgcttcataaaaaataaaacctaTACCAAAGTTTCAATTATGAAAGTATGAAAAAGTTAACCTTAACCCAGACTGTATCAATTTAAACTATAATTCTTAATGAAGAATGAGTGATTAACTTGAAAATATCGAATAGATTATCAAACTTCAATTTTCTTGTTTTGCTATATATCATATAGAAGTTTACCCATTTCTTCTGTCATTCCCATTTTAGCATTCTCTCTTTCAAAGTCTTGCATTGTCTTTGCCATCTTTACTGGATCCATAACTTTGTTCATCTGTTGCATTGtctgtaaaaatataattttataaattaacattttgtattattctttttaaaacaattacaaaatgatTATCAAATTGACAGAAAAACAAGAACAACGCATGTATGTGATCTGGGGTTTCTCAgacaaaaaagtaaacaacaaaataatacaaCAACCATAATACAGCAAAAGAGAAAATCTAGTTTTAATTCATCAAAGATGAAATTGGCAATGATCAACAAGATTTCACTGAATTCTACTGTGAAtttcaaaatctatttatgaatatttcattaaaaaaaccaCGAATAAAATACTGGACGGAAAAACAGACTACATTATCCAACAACAACATTGTGAATCTCATTATATTCATGAGATACATGAACCCTACAAAATTTCAGAATAAAtcttgagttatttcccttaatatacaaatatttattttgttgaatGTTGGGGTTAAGATGAATTGTCAATAGAGCAAATGGATtaacacaaatatttttatattattacttTGCCAATGTGTAATTGCCTAATTGTGCATTCATGCGACACAAAACAGTGAACCAAATAAAGCATACTGCCGTTACTCTTACCTTTGTGGTAGTCCCCATTGCACCAGCCATCTTCATATTAGAATGCATTAACTGAAATAAAACACTCAAATAGTGTAAAGTGCTTCAGTTACATGTACCATTGTAAGTCTAGCAATGCAGTTCTAATACATATTTCTATCaatctaattttgttttaactaagttaattggaaaaaaaactcatctgtcagtaactgtgagtaatCTCAATTCTTTATGTTGTGCATATTTTTTgtaagggatgtataaataccctgccacatcTTGTTTGTGTTTCTATTGCATTGTAAAtgtatttctgctttgtatccatctcatgagttaagccttattcaactgatttttaattttttcttatgttgtacggTTACACCATTGTCCAATGTCAAATGTTAGGACATGATTTACCCAGCCATTCTATAtgaacctgtcccaagtcaggggtctgtaattcagtgggtgTTGTTGGTTCAAGCCTGtcatattcattgatatttgctttttgtaaattgttttgttataaattagggaccttgttttctcaattgaattgtttcatacttTTCATGTCAAAACCTTTTAGATTTGATTTTATAGTAAGGGTTTTCCTCCTTGTTAAAGGCAAtccagttgcctataattgctttcatCCACTTTGTCTGAGCTTTGGGGGATAGTTGTTTCACTGGCAATCATAACATGTTGACCTATTAATCATAACACGTCTCCTTTTAATATCATATTCTTTGAATGCACATTATTCATGTAACTCAAATTGTCATTTAATTAATAGAAATTCTCTAAATGAATAAAAGTTAGTTACTTTACTCAGTGAACCATATATTCCACTTTTATACCCACTGAAAGATTAACGATAGTGAAAATACTGATAACTTGTCAAACAAAAAACAAGTTTAACCAGGCggcaattttgcgcctgttccaagtcaggagtctctggcctttgctagttttgtatgatttaactaggaaacatatttttttaggggccagctgaaggacacctccgggtgcgggagtttctcactacattgatgacccattggtggccttcagctgttgtctgatctatggtcgggttgttgtctctttgacttcttccccattttcattctcaattttaaattcatGAATATGTGGCAAAAAGATTGTGTATTTCTGTATTTCTGAATTATGTTTTTCTGAATTTAAAGCAGTTTTTGTGGTTATCTGGCAAACTGGCAAATACAATTCTAGTACCGTAATTAAACAGCACACTTTTAGCGTTAAGTGGTAATAAAAATTTGGCTTACTTATGCTTTGTCATAATTCTTACCTTCTGTTGATTGCCTATTGCTCCTACTTTGCTGCCCATTGCAAAACTCTTTGTTTTCTGTTTCCTCAAATTTACTAATTGTTTTGCTAGAACTACACATGCCTAAAATAAGTAAGAGAGTTCAGTTAGACACCTGTGTTTACTGTTATATAATTAATCAttcatgcaaaataaatattttttgaacatgacaaaattgatgttgtttttttaataacattctATATAATAATGTGAGGAATGTCAATTTCAATCTACAATGAATAACTCAAACTTTCAAGTACAATACTGTTGATCACTCAGATATAAATAACTTATCTTATTATTTCTCTATCTAAATGTCCCTTTCAATATCAAATAAcctttttgtttcataaaaattcTTTGATCCTAATAAAGTATTGCAAATTTCTAATCACTGGTCCTATTGCAAGTAAAGTGAAcatccagctaacatgtttaaccccgccacatttagtaggtatgtgcctgtcccaagtcaggagcctgtaattcagtggttgtcgtttgtttatgtgttacatatttgttttttgttcattttttgtacacaaaataggccgttagttttctcgtttgaattgttttacattgttatttcatagctgactatgcagtatgggctttgctcattgttgaaggctgtacagtgaccaataattgttaatttttgtgtcatttggtttattgtggagaattgtctcattggcaatcataccacatcttattttttatatttaaatgcaaTTGTCTCCATCTATTTAGAAGGGAAAATATAAGTTTCCTTGAGTAACAATGTTCATGGTCCTGGTGTAGGGATTATAGAATTCGATTTGCCTTTTGAATACAATACAAGATGATTAAACTGTTTATTTATCCTTTTTATAACTGCATTGTTTTAGGTTTCCATTTCATTCAGTGTTTTGCTCAGAATTTTCAAAAAGCATGGAAATTAACATAAGATTAGTTTTCCAAAAAATATAGCACCATCATGACCATGGCCctctataccatgtatacattcTATTATAAAATCATCCAAGATAGCAGCATGGTAGAAATATATCACCAgtgctttaacatgtttaagggcctggggagaacactgtcatGTCATCTGTGGCAAGTGAATTCCTGTCAAAGGGAAGTGATATTCAAATGTGAACTTTGCCATGGACAGGTACAAATTATACTGGTAGAGAATTTATCTAAATCTTTTATTGTAGAAGTAACCTAAACAAATTCTTACCtgtttattattctgttttgcagcttttttaatttccaattcctgtaaaatataaaacattaatttgtttaGTTGACACTGTcatagagggtggtaaagggttattttcatgcAACCTGTTTTGCCAGTTTttttcacgtgcagccgtgaaaaaggttccTTCTTCACTTATTAGACAAATATGATGTAAAATTGTTGCGATTTTCTTGAAACGGAAATTGGGGAACTGATAAGACTGACATTTTttatcttatgttgtactgttacatgtGTAACATCACTGTCTAAGGTTAGGAGAGGGTGAGGTGCTCAAACAAGTTTCGCCGttggagttttgtatttttgttgttttatttttgtccatGTCATGAgtcagtaattcagtggttgtaatttgttgtatatatcatatttgtttttcaaataactcAGACTGTTGGTTTTCTCATTTTAAATACATTACATTTGACTTTTTATAGGTTAACGCTGCTCTGCAATATTTGCCCTGCTCATTGTTAAAGTTCATACAAGGATATATATACCGGGTAGTTGTTAAATTCTTTTATTTGGTCTTTGGTAACTCATCGATTCTCattatcatacatgtaccatAGTTTGTTTGATTTTCCATTGAAAAAGTGTAAGGGTATCTTCACATGTACACCATCTTCGTATTTCATATGAGATATTATATTGAATAAGAAAATTACTTGTAATGATTAACATGAATTGGAAATGTTTTTTCTACATCTATAAACTATCAATGTGAAATTACATGTAAGCACTTTCAtctatgaggggggataggaggggtcttgatcccgatATCCTGGACTTGAAAAAACGAAATCCAGAGGTtctgaatttaaataaagcaaatcccgacatcccgaaatccgaaaaaaaggattcccggatcccgaaagggtcaatcccgaaatcccgagcttaaaaacacccgatcccggtgtcctgataaaggtcctatccccctcatCTATGTAAACATGGTTTATGGCTTGtttattcggtgtgagccaagactcacTGACTCAGTGTTGATGACcatataatagtttacttttacaaattgtgatttggatggagacaAAGAGTTTTCTTATagacactcataccatatcttcttatgtCTATTGAGTAAACcataaacatgaagaaataaaaagttaatattttttttcaaatttcaaatattaattacCATCATGTTGATTACAAACTTTTTCAATATGAAGTTAGATAGAAATATTACTCTTTTCATGAgataacattatttaatataaaatagaGAACAGTTTTAAAGAGTTACGGTTACCTaatgataaatttatttgtttttcaaagcaTGTGTCAAATGGGTAACGAAAAGCAAATAAGCAGATTAAACATGCAAAATACTAAAACAATGCATGGTTTCAAGGTaatttttcttattcaaattaaaatatatacatatacattgtacatacatatgtatatgacatgtaagaaaatatttgataattaatTACAAGTTTCTTTTCTTCAAGTTCCAGCTTATGCCTGTCTCTTTCTAAATCTCTCTGTGTTTTTCTTAGAACTCTGTCATTCTGTTTTATTGATTCTAAAATAATaagattttaatataaatctATATATGGGCATTGTTTATATAGGATAAATTCAAATGCAACAAGTATactatacatataatacattgtaatagatgcttgttttctttttctacatgtatttctattgagcatatacatgatatatatgtgttGTACATGATACATTTACACACCTGACACGTTTGACAGACCCATTCGGCCATTGGTTTAATTTaaaaactggttctttgtcaaatacatgtactttataacaaaataaacacatattattCTCTAACCAGACTTACAGATGACTGGAATCAGCTACATGCATGTAGATACACTGTAAGTTAACAAGACAGTTCACCATGGCTACCGTCACAGAAACAAATCGactccatgtttttttttttttgacaagttacaattccattggaacaagtaagttttaaaatatttatatcaaaacatagATTAAAACTATGTTGAtcactgtttatcatgttaaatttcaatttttataatggGAGAAAAGAGAACATTAAAATGAAGCTTAAGTAAGTAAGTTATAAGCAATACCTcaaatgaccgaataacactgtttTTATCCgaatgtttaaaagtcaccaatatcatgtattaaaatttcaagtatTATTAGGTTATTACAAGTGTTATTCAGTAATTCAGATAAATAatagtgttattcggtcattcttCATGTTCTTGTAACCCATAAAAAGAATCCTATTTTCCAAGAACTATTACCAACTGGAACAAACTACTGGATAACATTGTAAATTGCACTTCAGTAGACTCtttcaaatcttcaatttcaaagcATCAGTATTAACTCAAAACATCTTACTTAATTATACAaaacatgttattttttaaactttttcatattttttaaaaattgtacatttttcaatCTACAAATGTATGTCTTGTTGTAAGTTTCCTCCTgtgacataatcttcaatttgttgAAGGCAGTCACTAAATGGTAGAATAGAATAGGAatcaagttaactcgtaccaacggAAACTCGTACCatgttaactcgtaccaacttaAAGTCGTACCACTTGGAAGtcgtaccattaaaaatatattaactgACTGGCTATTTTGCCCTTACCTCCTTCGTTTatcattacaactaaaaaaaaaaccttcactGGCTATGCAACCCTTGCTCGGTCGGTAATCATACCTTgtgcaaaatattatatataaaaaatttaataccTTTAACATGTTGGTCATAAACAATTTACAacctttaaaacacactaaattaATTCTTTCAGTGAATAAAATTCCTTCgagaaacaaaagaaaagtacCCAAATCTATTCAATGTAACTGATTtggaatgattaaaaattaaatccaatGGTTATcagtataagtttaaaaaagaatgattCAAGGGAAACAACAAATCAAATCTGCCAAGGTATTGTCTATATCTAATACACATGGAACATTAGCTACAGATTGGTATTGAGAATaataacagtatatattcataattaaacaccaatcaaatgcatttaaataagttggtacgagttagcagtggtacgagtttacaTTGGTACGAGTTCttttttagtggtacgagttcttttttagtggtacgagttgacgttggtacgagtttacaTTGGTACGGGTTAACTATAATTCATAGAATAGAATAAGATTGAATAGAAAACTTTCATACTCTATAATCTATTAACCAGAGAACTTTTTACTTGATTAAACATTACTTATTTCTTTAGAAAAATAGATTGACAGAATGTGTCCTCTTTTGCAGATTTAACATGAATCTACAAATGTATAGTCATTTCACAATGTTCACGCCATATCACAAatagttttatacaataaacaaaaaatataaatatgttgtGTACAGTTTTCCGTTTCTTATTTTTATGGTCTCAAGTTTTAATCAAGCTTACGTTCTACAGTTGGTTTCTTTGAGAAGAACGACATTTCTTCAACTACTTGTATGCTTACACCTTGATATGTATAATATTGTTTAGAAATGAGTCAACTAAACCTATTTTAAATAGCAAAATCACAGTTTTCTTCACATGATTGTGACAAACCCGGAAGCAACAAACCAGAGCGACACCTAGATTGATTGGTTAAGATAAAAACCTTGAATGACACTAACACGATGATGACCAAGGACGGCCTTATATAGAATTTGCATGTACACTAGTGCTTGTGATATTTTAAGAGTCAATTTTTACTATGTATACAGTCATTGGACAAAAATGAGTTCCCACTCCAAAAAtatcctatcatttcaactaaattcaatatttttcaaaaacatattacCAAGTAGGCTAAATACACGGCCAATGGATGTAAAATAAATACCATATATAAGATACAGAAAagtttaaagttttattgtttatttggtaatGATATTCTTCATgctcattttaattttctgacaAGGTGAAAACGAAGAAAACATTTCTGGAAAAGTTTGCTGTGTATTATaccaaattaaaattgtaaaaaaatgaatttgtgcCCGTTTAACCCatcagaaaatgaaaacaacgCTCACGGAAATTATGGCCACATAAACAATTAAACTTCACACATTACTACATCTTATGATATCTATTTTATGAAAATCCCTTATAATTTaacttggtattttttttttttagaaaaatattaattttagcgGAAATGATAGGAAATTTTTTAGTAGGAACTCACTTTTGTTCAATGACTGTATATCTATTTCAAGTTTGATCGTATTTTTCTTATACACTTGATTTGACGGTTATTCATTTTGCGTTTCACATATCTCGATCAAGAAATAAGATAAGCATATTTTATGTGACACTTTTCACTGAGTCGATTAGGCAGTGGCGATTTTGCCAGCTTCGACAGAATAGCAATTTATATAGTCTTGTTATTTTGCCGATCTTATGTCATTTTTTAGcccacctggcccaaagggccaagtgagcttttctcatcatttggcgtccgtcgtccgtcgtcgtctgttaacttttacaaaaatcttctcctctgaaactactgggccaaatttaaccaaacttggccacaatcatcattggggtatctagtctgaaaatgtgtccggtgacccggccaaccaatcaagctggccgccatggctaaaatagaacataggggtaaaatgtagattttggctaatatctctgaatccaaagcattaagatcaattctgacatggttaaaattgtttatcaggtcaagatctatctgccctgaaattttcagatgaaatggacaacccgttgttaggttgctgcccctgaattggtaattttaaggaaattttgccgtttttggttattatcttaaatattattatagatagagataaact
This genomic interval carries:
- the LOC143047369 gene encoding charged multivesicular body protein 2b-like; protein product: MSFFSKKPTVEQSIKQNDRVLRKTQRDLERDRHKLELEEKKLELEIKKAAKQNNKQACVVLAKQLVNLRKQKTKSFAMGSKVGAIGNQQKLMHSNMKMAGAMGTTTKTMQQMNKVMDPVKMAKTMQDFERENAKMGMTEEMVNDTLDDILTESGDEEEEDAVVSQVLDEIGIEISGKMVDAPSAHRGKLGESSKSRVTDDDIEKQLAALKDL